The Streptomyces sp. NBC_01439 genome contains the following window.
GCAGCCGTACGAACCCACCGACGAGGACGCGGAAGAGGTTTGGGAATGACTGCCACACCGGAGGACGGCCACGACGTGTCGCCCGCCGCGCTCGCCGACCGTGCGGTCGCCGAAGTGCTGTCCGGCCTTGATTCCGGCGCCGGGCGGGGGATCGTGGTGGACTCCCCGCCCGGCGCCGGAAAGTCCACGCTGGTGAAGCGGGCCACTGGCCACCTGACATCGGCCGGCCATCAGGTCATGATCGTCGCGCAGACCAACGAGCAAGTTGACGACCTGGTCGACAACATCGCCCGGGAGCATCCCGATCTCCCCATCGGTCGCCTGCACGCGAGCGGGTTCGCCCTGCCCGAACGCGTGCGCCGGCACGGCAGCGTGCGCGGCAGCAACGATGCAGGCGACCTGCGCGACCTACCGGTCGTGGTCTCGACCGCCAAGAAGTGGTCGTACGTGACCCCGGAGAAGTGTCCTCCGTGGCGCTGGGCCATCGTCGACGAGGCGTACCAAATGCGATCGGACGCACTGCTCGCGACGGCGCCCTTGTTCAGCGGCGAAGGATCGCGCGCCCTGTTCGTCGGCGACCCCGGCCAGCTGGACCCCTTCGCCACCGTCGACACCGACCGCTGGCACGGCCTGACCTGGGACCCGCTCCGCAACGCCGTCGACGTCACCCTGGCACACAACCCAGACCTGTTGCGGCTCAAACTCCCCGTCTCCTGGCGGCTGCCGGAAATGGCGGCTCCCCTGGTGGAGAAGGCGTTCTACCCGTTCTACCCGTTCGTCTCCGGGAGTCGGGCAGGAGACCGCGTGCTCACCTACAGCACCGCTCCTCACGGGGTGACTCCACCAGATGCTGTACTGGCACGTGCGGCCGAGTCCGGATGGGGCCTGCTGGAACTCCCCGCCCAGCACACCCTCGATGACGACCCAGAGGTCGCCGACGCCCTCGCGGACACAGCGGCCCGACTGCTGGCACGCGGGGCTCTCGTGAACGGCGAAACGCTCACTGAGTCTCGCATCGCCATCGGTGCGGCCCGCACCGTCCAGGCTGACTCGGTTCGCACGCGGCTGCACGCGCGGGGCCTTACGGGCATCACGGTGGACACCGCCAACCGCCTCCAGGGGCGCGAGTTCGACGTCACCTTGGTCTGGCATCCGCTCTCCGGCCGCCAGGACGCCTCCGCCTTCCACCTCGAGACCGGCCGCCTATGCGTCCTCCTCTCCCGCCACCGCTTCGCCTGCATCGTGGTGGCGCGGGCCGGCATCACGGATCTCCTGGACCGTCATCCCCGCAGCAGCCCCGTCTACCTCGACGTTCCGCCGAAGTTCCCGGACGGCTGGCGGGCACACCAGGTGGTCATGGAGTACTTGGAGAGCGAAGCCCTGCCACGCCCGTGAAGCATAGGAGCCCTTGGCCGAGTGTTTGTGAACCTGGAGCCATAGGCTGTAAGCGAGTGGCTGACGAATGAGGCCGGCGCCCGGCCGGGAACCTTCCAGCCCCGGCACACAGGCAGGATCCCGACTCAGACAGACGCCAGGTCACCCAGAGCTCTGTGAAGGGCAACACCCGTGGATGGCGTCGCCGCAGCCAGCTTTCGCACGTCTTCGTCGGTCAAGTACCTGTAGCTCTGCGGTGGATGGAACGAGCCGGAGGCTCGAAGGGAAGCCAGCGGGACGGGCACCTCGAAGCTGACCGGTTCCTCCAGAGAGAGACCGCTGGCCCGTGTCGCTCCGCTCATGTAGTCGTCGTACTCTCGACGGCTGATGCCAGCACTCGTACCACTGGCGGTCCAGACTTCACGAGGGGTGGCCACCTGTACCGACGCGATCCGCGCAACGGGCCGCCGCCGCGAAACGGGCGCTCGCGGGGGCGCTCGCCTGGGTTGCCCCGGGATCGCAGGGGATGACTCGATTGGCTCGAATTGCTCGGTCGGGCGGCGGGGAGGTGGGTCCGCCGTGGCCTGGTGGCCCTCAGCAGTTCGGCACCCAGGCGTGCGAGCGCGGCGGGGTCGTGCTGCTCACGTTGGCTCTCGTGCGCACCTTCACGCAGCCCAGCGGCTCCTGTTGGGCCGGCTGGCCGTAGTAGACGACGTCGACCTTGGTCGCGCCCTCCGTGAGGTCGAACCCGTTGTTGAAGACCGAGCGGGGTGCGCTGCGGGCCGTCCAGGGACAGGGGGCCGGGCCGTCGATCCAGTCGGCGCTGCCGTCGACCCAGGAGCACATCTCGCCCCGACCGTCCTCCTCCGAGAAGAAGCAGACCGCCCCGCGCCAGCACCGGTCGTACCCCAACACCCCGGCGGAGTCGCCGAGGTGGAAGAGCCCGGAGCCCCAGACGGCGCCCAGGCCGGCGGCGAGCACCGCCGCGCCGACCGCGATCAGCGCGCGGCGCCGCCGACGCGGTACCGGAAGGGGCGGGGCCGGCGGGGCGGGCGGGGCGGCGACCGCCGCCGCCACCCGGCCCAGTAGCGACGCGGCGGTGTGCGGGGCCCGGTCCTCGTGCCTTCGGGCCAGGCAGTCGTGGACGATGTCCCGCCAGTGCTCCGGGAGTTCCGGCGACAGTCGCAGCTCCTCCTCGCCCCTTGCGTAGCGCAGTGCGGAGTCCCGGCGGGCGGCGGGGGTGCCGCCGGGCAGCGGTAGGGCGCCGGTCAGGACGACGTGGGCCAGTACGCCGAAGGCCCAGATGTCGGCCGTCGGGCGGATCTTCGTACCGCGTTCGCCGACCTCCGACCAGAGCAGGTCAGGTGGGGTGTAGTCGGGCGTCGCGAAGGCCGGTGAGTAGGCGTGGGTGCCCTCCAGCTCCGCGGCCATGTTGAAGTCGCCCAGCCGTGCCGTGCCGTCGGCCATCAGCAGGACGTTGCCCGGCTTGAGGTCGCCGTGCACCCAGCCCGCCCGGTGCAGTTGGTCGAGTCCTTCGCAGACCTGGGCGAGCAGGGCGGGCCCGGACCGTGGAACTCCGTCGACCAGCAGAGTGTCCAGGGAGCCCTGTGCCTGCTCCAGGACGAGGACGGTGGCGCCGTCGAGTTCGGGCCGGCCGGGGTCGTCGACCGTGAGCACCTCGTACAGCCGGATCAGCCGGGGCGTGCGCACCCGGCGCAGTACCTCGGTCTCGCGCTCGGCGAGCTCGACCAGGTGCCGGAGCTGGCGCGGGGTGCGGGTTCCGGTCGCCAGGACCTTGAGCGCGGCCCGGCCGGGCAGGCCGGGCTCGGGTACGGCGCGCAGGGCCGCGTAGACGCTGCCGAAGGCACCGGCTCCCAGCAGTTGCCCGACGACCCAGGGGCCGATGCGGTAGCCGGCCGGGACCCGGAGGGCGCCGAGGGGCCCGGCCCTCCCGGTCAGCGGGCGGTACCGGTCGGGGCGGCCGGCAGGGCCGCCAGGTCGCTCTCGCGGACGAGGTCGAAGCGCAGGGCCAGCGAGACCAGGGTCTCCTTCTTGCCGACCAGTCGCGGCCCGGGATCCACCGTCTCGGGGCCGGGCTTGAGGCGCAGTTTGACCGCGAGGTAGTCGATGTTCCACTGCACGGCGGCGCGGTTGGCCGCGGGCCAGGACGGTTTCAGCCGGTCGACCACCTGCTCGACGGTGGGCAGGGGCGCGTGCGGTGCGCCGCGCAGCCTCGGCTCGCAGAGCGCGGTGAGGACCAGGAAGTACCGGCTGGAGCGGTCGAGCGGGAAGGGGAGTGCGGTCGGCTCCCCTTCGGGCTCCCCGTCGGCCCCGCCGGGGTCGTCGCGGTCGGCGTAGTCGTGGCGCGGTGCCCAGACGTCCAGGGTGAGCAGTTGGGAGCCGGCGGGCAGGACGAGCCGGGCGAATTCGAACGGGACCGGTGCGTCGAGGCGGCCGGGGGCGATCTTGATGTGTTCGCCGGCGCCCTCGGGGTTCTCGACCACGTACGTCGCGGAGCGGGAGAAGTTGCTGAGCGACCAGTACGTGGCCGTGGCGGTGATCTCCCCCGCCGAACGGGAGACGCCGGCGTGCGGGACGTACAGGGCGTGCGGTCCGAAGCTGCTGCCGCCGATTCCGGTGCCGGTGCCAATGCCGATTCCGGTGCGGGTGCCGGTGCCGGTGCGGCGAAGGGGTTCACGGCCGAACCGGAGGGTCTGCCCCGGTGCCAGGCGGATCTGTGCGGCCGGGGACATGGTGGGCCCCGGAACGACGATGATGCTGTTCACGCTGGATCCTTCCCCGAAGGTGCAGGGGAAGGTTAGCCAGCGGAATCAATCGTTCCTACAACGATGGCTCGTCTTCGGCCCTTCAGCACTCTCCTCGCCACTGGAAGCGCTCGATGGTCCGGCCCCCGGCGGGGAGGTTTCCGCGCCCCTCGTCCCAGCCGCGGTGCA
Protein-coding sequences here:
- a CDS encoding AAA family ATPase translates to MTATPEDGHDVSPAALADRAVAEVLSGLDSGAGRGIVVDSPPGAGKSTLVKRATGHLTSAGHQVMIVAQTNEQVDDLVDNIAREHPDLPIGRLHASGFALPERVRRHGSVRGSNDAGDLRDLPVVVSTAKKWSYVTPEKCPPWRWAIVDEAYQMRSDALLATAPLFSGEGSRALFVGDPGQLDPFATVDTDRWHGLTWDPLRNAVDVTLAHNPDLLRLKLPVSWRLPEMAAPLVEKAFYPFYPFVSGSRAGDRVLTYSTAPHGVTPPDAVLARAAESGWGLLELPAQHTLDDDPEVADALADTAARLLARGALVNGETLTESRIAIGAARTVQADSVRTRLHARGLTGITVDTANRLQGREFDVTLVWHPLSGRQDASAFHLETGRLCVLLSRHRFACIVVARAGITDLLDRHPRSSPVYLDVPPKFPDGWRAHQVVMEYLESEALPRP
- a CDS encoding serine/threonine-protein kinase, with the translated sequence MTGRAGPLGALRVPAGYRIGPWVVGQLLGAGAFGSVYAALRAVPEPGLPGRAALKVLATGTRTPRQLRHLVELAERETEVLRRVRTPRLIRLYEVLTVDDPGRPELDGATVLVLEQAQGSLDTLLVDGVPRSGPALLAQVCEGLDQLHRAGWVHGDLKPGNVLLMADGTARLGDFNMAAELEGTHAYSPAFATPDYTPPDLLWSEVGERGTKIRPTADIWAFGVLAHVVLTGALPLPGGTPAARRDSALRYARGEEELRLSPELPEHWRDIVHDCLARRHEDRAPHTAASLLGRVAAAVAAPPAPPAPPLPVPRRRRRALIAVGAAVLAAGLGAVWGSGLFHLGDSAGVLGYDRCWRGAVCFFSEEDGRGEMCSWVDGSADWIDGPAPCPWTARSAPRSVFNNGFDLTEGATKVDVVYYGQPAQQEPLGCVKVRTRANVSSTTPPRSHAWVPNC
- a CDS encoding FHA domain-containing protein, whose protein sequence is MNSIIVVPGPTMSPAAQIRLAPGQTLRFGREPLRRTGTGTRTGIGIGTGTGIGGSSFGPHALYVPHAGVSRSAGEITATATYWSLSNFSRSATYVVENPEGAGEHIKIAPGRLDAPVPFEFARLVLPAGSQLLTLDVWAPRHDYADRDDPGGADGEPEGEPTALPFPLDRSSRYFLVLTALCEPRLRGAPHAPLPTVEQVVDRLKPSWPAANRAAVQWNIDYLAVKLRLKPGPETVDPGPRLVGKKETLVSLALRFDLVRESDLAALPAAPTGTAR